One stretch of Lacrimispora sphenoides DNA includes these proteins:
- a CDS encoding helix-turn-helix domain-containing protein yields MILAEKIIALRKKAGWSQEELAYQMGVSRQSVSKWESGTSIPDLERILKLSQAFDVSTDYLLKEEMEADPVSIAMETDRDEVQKTVTLDMANQFMDIKIRGAKKTASGISAYVLSPVMLIFLGGLTELKDVNISENMAGGLGVAILLLIVGIVTVFFVMNGMKMESYQYLEKEIFRLEYGVEGIVRKRMAEYEGTYRIFNVAGIFLCIICALPLMTAVALSSSDFVYVMCVVFLLIIVACAVFLFVIAGEKKGCFQMLLQEGDYTVEKKLEKKQTEYLHVIYWSTITAVYLGISFYTGNWSRTWIIWPCAGVMYAAVQASAAALKGKKTPD; encoded by the coding sequence GTGATATTAGCAGAAAAAATTATTGCATTGCGTAAGAAGGCCGGATGGTCGCAGGAGGAGCTGGCATACCAGATGGGCGTATCGAGGCAGTCAGTATCTAAGTGGGAGTCCGGAACTTCAATTCCTGATTTGGAACGAATTTTAAAACTTAGTCAGGCATTCGATGTCAGTACGGATTATTTATTAAAGGAAGAGATGGAGGCAGATCCGGTATCTATTGCCATGGAAACTGATCGCGATGAGGTTCAGAAGACAGTTACCCTTGATATGGCCAATCAATTCATGGATATCAAGATCCGCGGGGCAAAAAAGACAGCCTCAGGTATCTCGGCTTATGTTTTGTCTCCGGTCATGCTGATTTTTCTTGGAGGATTAACAGAATTAAAAGATGTAAACATCAGCGAAAACATGGCAGGAGGATTGGGAGTGGCCATATTGCTGCTGATTGTCGGAATTGTCACAGTGTTTTTTGTAATGAATGGAATGAAGATGGAATCTTACCAGTATTTGGAGAAAGAAATCTTCCGCCTGGAATATGGAGTGGAAGGTATCGTACGAAAAAGGATGGCAGAATATGAAGGAACCTATAGAATCTTTAATGTGGCTGGTATCTTCCTGTGTATTATCTGTGCTTTGCCATTGATGACAGCCGTTGCGTTAAGCAGCTCAGACTTTGTCTATGTTATGTGTGTAGTGTTCCTGTTGATCATAGTTGCCTGTGCTGTATTTTTATTCGTAATAGCAGGAGAGAAAAAAGGCTGCTTCCAGATGCTGCTGCAGGAGGGGGATTATACGGTAGAGAAAAAACTGGAAAAGAAGCAGACAGAATACCTGCATGTGATCTATTGGAGTACCATTACCGCAGTATATCTCGGCATCAGCTTTTATACGGGAAATTGGAGCAGGACATGGATTATCTGGCCTTGCGCAGGAGTTATGTATGCGGCGGTGCAGGCGTCAGCTGCAGCATTGAAAGGTAAGAAAACGCCAGATTAA
- a CDS encoding metal ABC transporter permease — MAPQIEIQIIAVIVAVACALPGTFLVLRKMSMMSDSITHTILLGIVLAFFGTHNLSSPLLIVGAALMGVVTVWLTELLSRTRLLAEDAAIGVVFPLLFSIAIILITRYAGSVHLDTDSVLLGELAFAPFDRMVIGGVDVGAKAIYTTGILLLINLSAIIIFFKELKIATFDPMLAAVLGFSPALVHYGLMTLVSLTTVGAFQAVGSVLVVAFMIGPPVTAYLLTDDLKRMLILSGIIGAVNGILGYQAAAMLDVSIAGSMAVVTGLVFFLVFVFAPRRGLIRSLLRRRNQKLEFAKATLLFHLSNHENSAEENAEAGIDTIKTHLHWTGEFTSKIIKSLVREDCVQLSGGLVKLTPEGRYAIMRNYITLFSR, encoded by the coding sequence ATGGCACCACAAATTGAAATTCAAATTATAGCCGTTATTGTTGCTGTGGCCTGCGCTCTCCCCGGAACGTTTCTGGTACTTCGTAAAATGTCAATGATGTCGGATTCCATTACCCATACGATTCTATTGGGAATTGTACTCGCTTTTTTCGGCACCCACAATCTCTCCTCACCTTTGCTCATTGTGGGAGCCGCGTTAATGGGGGTGGTGACCGTGTGGCTTACGGAGCTTCTAAGCCGGACACGGCTGCTGGCGGAAGACGCCGCCATCGGCGTGGTGTTCCCCTTGCTCTTTTCCATAGCCATTATCCTGATTACCCGATACGCCGGCTCAGTTCATCTGGATACTGATTCAGTACTATTGGGAGAGCTGGCTTTTGCTCCTTTTGACCGTATGGTCATAGGCGGCGTTGATGTAGGTGCAAAGGCGATTTACACAACAGGGATTCTGCTGTTGATCAATCTTTCTGCAATCATCATTTTCTTTAAAGAACTAAAGATAGCAACCTTTGATCCCATGCTGGCTGCCGTGCTGGGCTTTTCCCCGGCACTGGTACATTATGGACTGATGACGCTGGTATCCCTTACCACTGTCGGAGCATTTCAGGCGGTAGGATCTGTGCTGGTGGTAGCCTTTATGATCGGCCCCCCGGTGACGGCTTATCTGCTGACAGACGATCTCAAACGAATGCTGATATTAAGCGGGATCATAGGAGCAGTTAATGGGATCCTGGGGTATCAGGCGGCGGCTATGCTGGATGTGTCCATAGCTGGCAGTATGGCTGTGGTTACCGGATTAGTGTTCTTCCTTGTGTTTGTTTTTGCGCCCCGCAGGGGACTGATCCGTTCACTTCTCAGACGGAGGAATCAGAAACTGGAATTTGCTAAAGCGACACTTCTTTTTCACCTATCTAATCATGAAAACAGTGCAGAAGAAAATGCGGAAGCAGGTATTGACACCATAAAGACGCATTTGCACTGGACTGGTGAATTTACTTCGAAAATCATCAAATCTTTAGTACGTGAAGATTGCGTTCAGCTATCCGGTGGCTTGGTGAAACTGACGCCTGAAGGGCGGTATGCCATTATGCGTAACTATATCACGCTTTTCTCACGATAA